In Treponema primitia ZAS-1, a single window of DNA contains:
- a CDS encoding AIR carboxylase family protein, whose translation MKAAIIFGSQSDKPVMKKAADVLREFGVDFSAHIISAHRVPELLTETLKKLETEGVEVIIAGAGLAAHLP comes from the coding sequence ATGAAAGCCGCCATTATCTTCGGGTCTCAGTCGGATAAGCCTGTGATGAAGAAAGCCGCCGATGTCCTTCGGGAATTCGGGGTGGATTTCTCTGCCCATATCATTTCGGCCCACCGGGTCCCGGAACTGCTGACCGAAACCCTTAAAAAGCTGGAAACCGAGGGAGTTGAGGTGATTATCGCCGGAGCGGGGCTTGCGGCTCACTTGCC